A genomic segment from Azospirillum sp. TSH58 encodes:
- a CDS encoding TRAP transporter substrate-binding protein, with protein sequence MNVDKLPIVLTVAVAALFAAVPAKAQTAERTMRLSAAVAQDHPFAAGVSALTACAAEKSGGKMKIQSFWNAALGSDMQAVQLVRGGSLDMVVASTSPLASLVPAMGVFDLPFLFENEKEADRILDGAVGQQLSEKLQGVGLVNLAYWENGFRNLTNSRRPIQKWEDLGGTKIRVMQNPVFMDTFSTLGANAVPMAFSELFTALETRAVDGQENPYANIETGKFYEAQKYLSVTNHAYTPAVILYSKKIWDGLSSAERDVLQSCAAVARTEERRVNREQSEKSLARLKDLGMQVNELSAEERKRMLQKVAPVYEKHAAAIGADTMTLLQSELDQLRQAKP encoded by the coding sequence ATGAACGTCGATAAACTGCCCATCGTCCTGACGGTCGCCGTGGCGGCGCTGTTCGCCGCTGTTCCGGCCAAGGCGCAGACCGCGGAGCGCACCATGCGCCTCTCGGCCGCCGTCGCGCAGGATCACCCCTTCGCCGCCGGGGTTTCGGCACTGACCGCCTGCGCGGCCGAGAAGTCGGGCGGCAAGATGAAGATCCAGAGCTTCTGGAACGCCGCGCTGGGCAGCGACATGCAGGCCGTGCAGCTCGTGCGCGGCGGCTCGCTGGACATGGTGGTGGCCTCCACCTCGCCGCTCGCCTCGCTGGTGCCGGCCATGGGCGTCTTCGACCTGCCCTTCCTGTTCGAGAACGAGAAGGAAGCCGACCGCATCCTCGACGGCGCCGTCGGCCAGCAGCTGTCCGAAAAGCTCCAGGGCGTCGGGCTGGTCAATCTCGCCTACTGGGAGAACGGGTTCCGCAACCTCACCAACTCCCGCCGGCCCATCCAGAAATGGGAGGACCTGGGCGGCACCAAGATCCGCGTGATGCAGAATCCGGTGTTCATGGACACCTTCTCCACGCTGGGCGCCAACGCCGTCCCCATGGCCTTCAGCGAGCTGTTCACGGCGCTGGAGACCCGCGCGGTCGACGGCCAGGAGAACCCCTACGCCAACATCGAGACGGGCAAGTTCTACGAGGCGCAGAAATACCTGTCGGTCACCAACCACGCCTACACGCCGGCGGTGATCCTCTACTCCAAAAAGATCTGGGACGGCCTGTCGTCGGCCGAGCGGGACGTGCTCCAGTCCTGCGCCGCGGTGGCCCGCACCGAGGAGCGCCGGGTGAACCGCGAACAGTCGGAAAAGTCGCTCGCCCGCCTGAAGGACCTCGGCATGCAGGTGAACGAGCTGTCCGCCGAGGAGCGCAAGCGCATGCTCCAGAAGGTGGCGCCGGTCTATGAGAAGCACGCCGCGGCCATCGGCGCCGACACGATGACCCTGCTGCAATCCGAACTCGACCAGCTGCGCCAAGCCAAGCCGTAA
- a CDS encoding mandelate racemase/muconate lactonizing enzyme family protein yields MLIKKIDTFVLKTPLNAKTFYSSQAAFPERNSLLVRITTDDGLIGWGEGGQYGPAEPPESCIIDVLAPRLIGRRADQPVRVFEDLYSFCRDFGQKGTYIEALSAIDIALWDLWGKSLNRPVHALMGGAFRDKVAAYGTGCYYPDYFRDTPRMMAALAEEAQRYREAGLPAIKIKIGLLPIAQDIERVALVRDVLGSDTLIMVDANHAYNTAGAIRIGRALERFDVRWFEEPVPPEDRKGYRRVRDSIDVPIAGGECEYTRYGFRELLAEGCIDIAQPDLCCAGGFTEWQKILALTTAHGVMTVPHIWGSGIALAAALQALATAPLVPYTALGVPLQNEPMVEFDRTHNPLRDDLLVDNFTLVDGGLAVPGGPGLGVEVDPDQLARYTVWSRSA; encoded by the coding sequence ATGCTCATCAAAAAGATCGACACCTTCGTCCTGAAGACTCCGCTGAACGCGAAGACCTTCTATTCCTCCCAGGCGGCTTTCCCGGAGCGCAACAGCCTGCTGGTCCGCATCACCACCGACGACGGCCTGATCGGCTGGGGCGAGGGCGGGCAGTACGGACCGGCGGAGCCGCCGGAAAGCTGCATCATCGACGTGCTGGCCCCCCGGCTGATCGGCCGCCGCGCCGACCAGCCGGTGCGGGTGTTCGAGGATCTCTATTCCTTCTGCCGCGACTTCGGCCAGAAGGGCACCTACATCGAGGCTCTGAGCGCCATCGACATCGCGCTGTGGGACCTGTGGGGCAAGTCGCTGAACCGGCCGGTGCACGCGCTGATGGGCGGCGCCTTCCGCGACAAGGTCGCGGCCTACGGCACCGGCTGCTACTACCCGGACTATTTCCGCGACACGCCGCGCATGATGGCCGCACTGGCCGAGGAGGCGCAGCGCTACCGCGAGGCCGGGCTGCCGGCGATCAAGATCAAGATCGGCCTGCTGCCGATCGCCCAGGACATCGAACGGGTGGCGCTGGTCCGCGACGTGCTGGGGTCGGACACCCTGATCATGGTCGACGCCAACCACGCCTACAACACGGCCGGCGCCATCCGGATCGGGCGGGCGCTGGAGCGGTTCGACGTCCGCTGGTTCGAGGAGCCGGTGCCGCCGGAGGACCGCAAGGGCTACCGCCGCGTGCGCGATTCCATCGACGTGCCCATCGCGGGCGGCGAGTGCGAATACACCCGCTACGGCTTCCGCGAGCTGCTGGCCGAGGGCTGCATCGACATCGCCCAGCCGGACCTGTGCTGCGCCGGCGGCTTCACCGAGTGGCAGAAGATCCTGGCCCTGACCACCGCCCACGGCGTGATGACCGTTCCGCACATCTGGGGGTCCGGCATCGCGCTCGCCGCGGCGCTCCAGGCGCTGGCGACGGCGCCGCTGGTTCCCTACACGGCGCTCGGCGTGCCGCTGCAGAACGAGCCGATGGTGGAGTTCGACCGCACCCACAACCCGCTGCGCGACGATCTGCTGGTCGACAACTTCACGCTGGTGGACGGCGGACTCGCCGTGCCCGGCGGGCCGGGCCTGGGTGTGGAGGTCGATCCCGACCAGCTCGCCCGCTACACCGTGTGGTCGCGCAGCGCGTGA
- a CDS encoding TRAP transporter small permease — protein MWNGTLFFKILDGILVACIAAMLVMVFGNVVLRAVFNSGIDVSEELPRFLFVWMTFIGAVIGFREGAHFGVDALVRLLPRAGKKVCWAINQVVILVCCAVIVQGTLLQHDLNATNHAPVTGLSMIWVFGVTYLTGGAIGLMCILNLVRLALGKVGDDELIQVEEEGMGEVNPNRLKGPGTLPGTLTSPNTLKETAP, from the coding sequence ATGTGGAACGGCACCCTCTTCTTCAAAATCCTCGACGGCATCCTGGTGGCCTGCATCGCGGCGATGCTGGTCATGGTGTTCGGCAACGTCGTGCTGCGCGCCGTCTTCAACAGCGGCATCGACGTGTCGGAGGAGCTTCCACGCTTCCTGTTCGTGTGGATGACCTTCATCGGCGCCGTGATCGGATTCCGTGAAGGCGCGCATTTCGGCGTGGACGCCCTGGTCCGCCTGCTGCCGCGCGCCGGCAAGAAGGTCTGCTGGGCGATCAACCAAGTCGTCATTCTGGTCTGCTGCGCGGTCATCGTCCAGGGCACGCTCCTCCAGCACGATCTGAACGCGACGAACCACGCCCCGGTGACCGGCCTGTCGATGATCTGGGTCTTCGGCGTCACCTACCTGACCGGCGGTGCGATCGGGCTGATGTGCATCCTGAACCTCGTCCGGCTGGCGCTCGGCAAGGTCGGCGACGACGAGCTGATCCAGGTCGAGGAGGAGGGCATGGGCGAGGTGAACCCGAACCGGCTCAAGGGACCCGGCACGCTGCCGGGCACGCTCACAAGCCCGAACACGCTGAAGGAAACGGCGCCGTGA
- a CDS encoding TRAP transporter large permease yields MTIFIFVGSLLGAMALGLPVAFALIVSGLALMAFMGMLDPQIVVQSMWDGANSFPLLAVPFFMLAGEFMNAGGMSRRIIAMAMAWVGHLRGGLGFVAVFAAILMASLSGSAVADTAALASILLPMMRQAGYDIHRSGGLIAAGGIIAPVIPPSIGMILYGVAGQVSITKLFLAGIVPGILMGVALLITWWWLARREILTTPPKVPLRERLRLTADAFWAMLLPVVIIGGLKTGVFTPTEAAVVAAVYAMFVGLVIYRELKIADLYGLMLSAAKTTAVVMFLVAAAGISAWLITASNIPAQLADLLAPVMDNRLLLMIALMVIVLIVGTALDFAPTILLMVPVLMPIIRQAGIDPVYFGVLFIMNNAIGLITPPVGTVLNVVCGVGRMSMSNLMKGVGPFLLAQTAVLFLLVLFPELVMAPLAWFTAR; encoded by the coding sequence GTGACCATCTTCATCTTCGTCGGCAGCCTGCTGGGCGCGATGGCGCTGGGGCTGCCCGTCGCCTTCGCTCTGATCGTCTCCGGCCTCGCCCTGATGGCCTTCATGGGGATGCTCGACCCCCAGATCGTCGTGCAGAGCATGTGGGACGGCGCCAACAGCTTCCCGCTGCTGGCCGTGCCCTTCTTCATGCTGGCCGGCGAGTTCATGAACGCCGGCGGCATGTCGCGGCGCATCATCGCCATGGCCATGGCCTGGGTCGGGCATCTGCGCGGCGGGCTTGGCTTCGTCGCGGTGTTCGCGGCGATCCTGATGGCCTCGCTGTCCGGCTCGGCGGTGGCGGACACGGCCGCGCTGGCCTCCATCCTGCTGCCGATGATGCGGCAGGCGGGCTACGACATCCACCGCTCCGGCGGGCTGATCGCGGCGGGCGGCATCATCGCGCCGGTCATCCCGCCGTCGATCGGCATGATCCTGTACGGCGTCGCCGGGCAGGTCTCCATCACCAAGCTGTTCCTGGCCGGCATCGTGCCGGGAATCCTGATGGGCGTGGCGCTTCTCATCACCTGGTGGTGGCTGGCCCGCCGCGAGATCCTGACCACGCCGCCCAAGGTGCCGCTGCGCGAGCGGCTGCGGCTGACCGCCGACGCCTTCTGGGCGATGCTGCTTCCGGTGGTCATCATCGGCGGGCTGAAGACCGGCGTCTTCACGCCGACCGAGGCGGCGGTGGTCGCCGCGGTCTACGCCATGTTCGTCGGGCTGGTCATCTACCGCGAGTTGAAAATCGCCGACCTGTACGGGCTGATGCTGTCGGCGGCGAAGACGACGGCGGTGGTGATGTTCCTGGTGGCGGCGGCCGGCATCTCCGCCTGGCTGATCACCGCGTCCAACATCCCGGCCCAGCTCGCCGATCTGCTGGCCCCGGTGATGGACAACCGGCTGCTGCTGATGATCGCGCTGATGGTCATCGTGCTGATCGTCGGCACCGCGCTGGACTTCGCGCCGACCATTCTGCTGATGGTCCCGGTGCTGATGCCGATCATCAGGCAGGCCGGCATCGACCCGGTGTACTTCGGTGTCCTCTTCATCATGAACAACGCCATCGGCCTGATCACCCCGCCGGTCGGCACGGTGCTGAACGTGGTCTGCGGCGTCGGGCGCATGTCGATGTCGAACCTGATGAAGGGGGTCGGCCCCTTCCTGCTGGCGCAGACCGCCGTGCTGTTCCTGCTGGTGCTGTTCCCCGAGCTGGTGATGGCGCCGCTGGCCTGGTTCACGGCGCGGTGA
- a CDS encoding GntR family transcriptional regulator produces the protein MLDGNGPLDTASIGEQVTERLRSEIISGRLAPGSRLMLDQYKALWNISITPLRDAAKRLEADGLVHIYPRRGIFVAEIDRNALMEVFQLRIALEPLVTELATPHAPEAEVEAMTEAYIAAGRPAPEAERQARLQEVDEVIHDFVLAHCPNQRLARIMATLRDSVAWCRNAVIEKVPNAFDPSLEEHIAICKALRAKDAEGAAAAMRDHLIATRDRTLKAMEGRA, from the coding sequence ATGCTCGACGGCAACGGTCCCCTCGACACGGCCTCCATCGGCGAGCAGGTCACCGAGCGGCTGCGGAGCGAGATCATCTCCGGCCGGCTGGCGCCGGGGTCGCGGCTGATGCTGGACCAGTACAAGGCGTTGTGGAACATCAGCATCACGCCGCTGCGCGACGCCGCCAAGCGGCTGGAGGCGGACGGGCTGGTCCACATCTACCCGCGGCGGGGCATCTTCGTGGCGGAGATCGACCGCAACGCCCTGATGGAGGTGTTCCAGCTCCGCATCGCCCTGGAGCCGCTGGTGACGGAGCTGGCCACCCCCCACGCCCCGGAGGCCGAGGTGGAGGCGATGACCGAAGCCTACATCGCCGCCGGCCGCCCCGCCCCGGAGGCGGAACGGCAGGCCCGCCTGCAGGAGGTGGACGAGGTCATCCACGACTTCGTGCTGGCCCACTGCCCCAACCAGCGGCTGGCCCGCATCATGGCCACACTGCGGGATTCGGTGGCCTGGTGCCGGAACGCGGTGATCGAGAAGGTGCCGAACGCCTTCGATCCCTCTCTGGAGGAGCACATCGCCATCTGCAAGGCGCTGCGCGCCAAAGACGCCGAGGGGGCGGCGGCGGCGATGCGCGACCACCTGATCGCCACCCGTGACCGCACCTTGAAGGCCATGGAGGGCCGGGCATAA
- a CDS encoding YigZ family protein has product MFTLTKNEHFEQDIKKSRFLASAGPVNTEQEARDVIAAFSQRDAGHNCWAFRIGDLYRSNDDGEPGGTAGRPILQAIDGQNLDRVAVVVSRWFGGVLLGAGGLMRAYGGTAAACLHAAERQPIIAFAALSVTCAFADEARIRAGLGAFPAALAETNGFTPDGVLLQIRIPCGQVDDVVRMITDVSRGQATVQTGQAPAA; this is encoded by the coding sequence ATGTTCACCCTTACGAAGAACGAGCACTTCGAGCAGGACATCAAGAAAAGCCGCTTCCTCGCCTCGGCGGGTCCGGTCAACACCGAGCAAGAGGCGCGTGACGTCATCGCTGCGTTCAGCCAGCGCGATGCGGGTCACAATTGCTGGGCCTTCCGGATCGGCGACCTCTACCGGTCCAACGATGACGGCGAGCCCGGGGGAACGGCGGGACGTCCGATCCTCCAGGCCATAGACGGCCAGAACCTGGATCGGGTGGCGGTGGTGGTCAGCCGCTGGTTCGGTGGCGTTCTTCTCGGTGCGGGCGGGTTGATGCGCGCCTATGGCGGCACCGCGGCCGCCTGTCTCCATGCCGCCGAACGCCAGCCGATCATCGCCTTCGCCGCCCTGTCCGTCACCTGCGCCTTCGCCGACGAGGCCAGGATCCGGGCGGGACTTGGCGCCTTCCCCGCGGCGCTTGCCGAGACCAACGGCTTCACGCCCGACGGCGTGCTGCTCCAGATCAGGATTCCCTGCGGTCAGGTGGACGATGTCGTCCGCATGATCACGGATGTTTCGCGTGGTCAAGCGACGGTCCAGACCGGGCAAGCGCCTGCCGCATGA
- a CDS encoding helix-turn-helix domain-containing protein — protein MTQAATRHRPSSRTVPRQPVGELLRAWRKRRGFSQLDLACEADVSTRHVSFLETGRSQPSRTMLLHLAERMDIPLRDRNALLAAAGFAPVFSEHRLDDPEMQAARRAVDLVLTGHEPHPALAVDRHWTLVAANRAVAPLLAGAAPDLLQPPVNVLRLSLHPSGLAPRIENLAQWRAHILHRLTRQIDASDDPVLTALFDELKGYPVPDGSALNSPNSRSEPLPSHDGVVVPLRLRTEAGTLSFFSTTTVFGTAVDVTLSELAIEAFFPTDSATAAVMRQALARSGPSLDHAKHP, from the coding sequence ATGACGCAGGCAGCGACCCGGCACCGTCCGTCCTCCCGGACCGTGCCGCGCCAGCCGGTCGGCGAGTTGCTGCGCGCATGGCGCAAGCGGCGCGGTTTCAGCCAGCTCGATCTCGCCTGCGAGGCCGACGTCTCGACCCGGCACGTCAGCTTCCTGGAAACGGGGCGTTCGCAGCCCAGCCGCACCATGCTGCTCCATCTGGCGGAACGGATGGACATCCCCTTGCGCGACCGCAACGCGCTGCTCGCCGCCGCGGGCTTCGCGCCGGTCTTTTCCGAACACCGGTTGGACGACCCGGAGATGCAGGCCGCGCGCCGGGCCGTCGATCTCGTGCTGACCGGGCACGAGCCTCACCCGGCGTTGGCCGTGGACCGGCATTGGACGCTGGTCGCGGCCAACCGGGCGGTCGCTCCGCTGCTTGCCGGTGCCGCGCCGGATCTTCTCCAGCCTCCGGTCAATGTGCTGCGCCTCAGCCTCCACCCGTCCGGGCTGGCGCCGCGGATCGAGAACCTTGCCCAATGGCGGGCCCATATCCTGCACCGTTTGACCCGCCAGATCGACGCCAGCGACGATCCCGTGCTGACCGCGCTGTTCGACGAGCTGAAGGGGTATCCGGTGCCCGACGGATCCGCCCTCAACTCGCCGAACAGCCGGAGCGAGCCGCTGCCGTCGCATGATGGCGTGGTGGTTCCCCTGCGGCTCCGGACGGAGGCCGGGACGCTCAGCTTCTTCAGCACCACGACGGTGTTCGGAACGGCGGTGGACGTCACATTGTCCGAATTGGCCATCGAGGCCTTCTTTCCGACCGACAGCGCCACGGCGGCCGTCATGCGGCAGGCGCTTGCCCGGTCTGGACCGTCGCTTGACCACGCGAAACATCCGTGA
- a CDS encoding alpha/beta fold hydrolase: MSMTPASSANPTQPGFIHTDDGVRLFYRDWGQGKPVVFLSSWSLNSDSWAYQMLALAERGCRCVAYDRRGHGRSSDPGRGFDFDRLADDLATVLDRLDLRGVTLVGHSMSCGEIIRYLSRYGSDRVSRAVLVGTATPTLARTDDDPDGIDPAVFETFRSECLMRDFPKWLEDNIRPFLTADSSAGMMDWVKSMALQASMKALLDCHRATTSTDFRRELPGIAVPTLLVHGDLDVSSPLGITSRKTAALMPNATLIVYEGAPHGLFLTHMDRFNRDLLAFLDAR, encoded by the coding sequence ATGAGCATGACCCCGGCATCCAGCGCCAACCCGACCCAGCCCGGCTTCATCCACACGGACGATGGCGTGCGGCTCTTCTACCGGGACTGGGGGCAGGGAAAACCCGTCGTCTTCCTGTCCAGCTGGTCGCTGAACTCCGACTCCTGGGCCTACCAGATGCTGGCGCTGGCGGAGCGTGGATGCCGCTGCGTGGCTTATGACCGGCGCGGCCATGGGCGGTCGAGCGATCCGGGACGCGGCTTCGACTTCGACCGGCTGGCCGACGACCTCGCCACCGTGCTCGACCGGCTGGACCTGCGCGGCGTCACCCTGGTCGGCCATTCCATGTCCTGCGGCGAGATCATCCGCTATCTCAGCCGGTATGGCAGCGATCGTGTGTCCCGGGCGGTCCTGGTCGGCACGGCGACGCCGACCCTCGCCCGCACCGACGACGATCCGGACGGAATCGATCCCGCTGTCTTCGAGACCTTCCGCTCGGAATGCCTGATGCGGGACTTCCCGAAATGGCTGGAGGACAACATTCGCCCCTTCCTGACGGCGGACAGTTCGGCGGGCATGATGGACTGGGTGAAGTCGATGGCCTTGCAGGCTTCGATGAAGGCGCTGCTGGACTGCCATCGGGCGACCACGTCCACCGACTTCCGACGGGAGCTTCCGGGCATCGCCGTGCCGACCCTGCTGGTCCATGGCGACCTGGACGTCTCCAGCCCGCTCGGCATCACCTCGAGGAAAACCGCCGCCTTGATGCCGAACGCGACGCTGATCGTTTACGAGGGGGCTCCGCACGGCCTGTTCCTGACGCACATGGACCGCTTCAACCGCGATCTTCTGGCTTTCCTGGATGCCCGGTAG
- a CDS encoding nuclear transport factor 2 family protein: MTNAVHVAHHYLAAWNEAAPDRRRALVAEHWTDDARYLDPMAQADGHDAIDALIGAVQQRFPDCRFILRGTPDGHNDHVRFSWTLAAADAESVAGGTDFVQLAADGRIRSVTGFLDRVPAGA, from the coding sequence ATGACGAACGCCGTCCATGTCGCCCATCATTACCTCGCCGCCTGGAACGAGGCCGCCCCCGACCGCCGGCGTGCGTTGGTCGCCGAGCACTGGACCGATGATGCGCGCTACCTCGACCCGATGGCGCAGGCGGACGGCCACGACGCCATCGACGCGCTCATCGGCGCCGTGCAGCAGCGTTTCCCGGATTGCCGCTTCATCCTGCGCGGCACGCCCGACGGTCACAACGACCATGTGCGCTTCTCCTGGACCCTCGCCGCGGCGGACGCCGAGTCCGTGGCCGGCGGCACCGACTTTGTCCAGCTGGCCGCCGACGGGCGCATCCGCTCGGTGACCGGCTTTCTAGATCGGGTCCCGGCGGGTGCGTAG
- a CDS encoding PepSY domain-containing protein: MRHAAVLAHRVIGLAIAAFLLVAGLTGSVIVFRDELDRWLNPSMRVDATAGPLALSALVERLEAADPRVRLTYLYPPKRPGEAVWASVAPRLDPATGRPFQPGYNEVWLDPADGRILGRREAGALRFDRAHAVPFLVALHHNLHLPGDWGRWLLGVVSVLWILDGVVAGFLTLPRSQFPWRGAFWRKWRPAWGIKRAAGGHRLTLDLHRAGGLWLWSILALLAVTSVAMNLPGEVFRPVVAVFGTVSPPSVAAMPRRGGVTGPPTIGWTEAAQAARAVLPAGCADWPLRYMAYLPGPGVYRVGFAEPGFREGAFRVAREEVYVQGDSGGIAGRDGYVSGTAADRFLLWQFPLHSGRMFGWAGRVAVALAGLVVAVLSVTGTLIWWRKLRSRRGNAVGRGGQGRG, encoded by the coding sequence ATGCGTCACGCGGCGGTTCTTGCGCACCGGGTCATCGGGCTGGCGATCGCGGCCTTCCTCCTGGTGGCCGGCCTGACGGGCAGCGTCATCGTCTTCCGGGACGAGCTGGACCGTTGGCTCAACCCCTCGATGCGGGTCGACGCCACGGCCGGGCCGCTTGCCCTGTCGGCGCTGGTCGAGCGGCTGGAGGCCGCCGACCCGCGGGTGCGCCTCACCTACCTCTACCCGCCGAAACGGCCCGGCGAGGCGGTGTGGGCTTCGGTCGCGCCGCGCCTGGACCCGGCGACGGGGCGACCCTTCCAGCCTGGCTACAACGAGGTCTGGCTGGACCCGGCCGATGGCCGCATCCTGGGCCGGCGCGAGGCGGGGGCCTTGCGTTTCGACCGGGCCCACGCCGTCCCCTTCCTGGTCGCGCTGCATCACAACCTGCATCTGCCGGGGGATTGGGGGCGCTGGCTGCTTGGCGTCGTGTCCGTCCTGTGGATTCTGGATGGAGTCGTCGCGGGCTTCCTCACCCTGCCGCGGAGCCAGTTCCCGTGGCGTGGGGCCTTCTGGCGCAAATGGCGGCCGGCCTGGGGCATCAAGCGAGCGGCCGGCGGCCACCGCCTCACCCTCGATCTGCACCGTGCCGGCGGGCTGTGGCTGTGGAGCATCCTCGCCCTACTGGCCGTGACCAGCGTGGCCATGAACCTGCCCGGCGAGGTCTTCCGGCCGGTGGTCGCCGTTTTCGGCACGGTCAGCCCGCCCTCCGTCGCGGCGATGCCGAGGCGCGGCGGCGTGACGGGACCGCCGACGATCGGCTGGACCGAAGCGGCGCAGGCCGCGCGCGCCGTCTTGCCGGCGGGCTGCGCGGACTGGCCGCTGCGCTACATGGCCTATCTTCCCGGCCCGGGGGTCTATCGCGTCGGCTTCGCGGAGCCGGGGTTCCGGGAGGGCGCCTTTCGCGTCGCGCGGGAAGAGGTCTATGTCCAGGGCGACAGCGGGGGCATCGCCGGACGGGACGGCTATGTCAGTGGGACGGCGGCCGACCGCTTTCTGCTCTGGCAATTCCCGCTCCACTCCGGCCGCATGTTCGGCTGGGCGGGTCGCGTTGCGGTCGCTCTCGCCGGGCTGGTGGTGGCGGTGCTGTCGGTGACGGGAACCCTGATCTGGTGGCGGAAGTTGCGGTCGCGCCGGGGAAACGCGGTCGGCAGGGGAGGGCAAGGGCGGGGCTAA